The Manihot esculenta cultivar AM560-2 chromosome 11, M.esculenta_v8, whole genome shotgun sequence genome includes a region encoding these proteins:
- the LOC110626331 gene encoding serrate RNA effector molecule isoform X2: MAEVINVTVDSLDRRSREGKEKSSADDPQSSSPPPPPPPSNPQNTSRRRDRDSRDRDLDRPPNRRGGDYYDRNRSPLPREREREYKRRSSLSPPPVPYRDRRHSPPPRRSPPYKRSRREDGGYEGRRGSPRGGFGPGDRRFGYDYAGGYEREIGGRPGYPEDRQHGRYMGRPDWDSGRGGYVDASNTVGTQREGLMSYKQFIQELEDDILPAEAERRYQEYKSEYISTQKRVFFESHKDEEWLRDKYHPTNLVAVIERRNELARKVAKDFLLDLQSGTLDIGPGINVSSANKSEQTSNPNSDDEVDAGGKRRRQGRTPAKETDLLAAAPKAHPVSSESRRIQVDIEQSQALVRKLDSEKGIEENILGGSDNDKTNREKSHSSYTGPVIIIRGLTSVKGLEGAELLDTLVTYLWRVHGLDYYGMIETTEAKGLRHVRAEGKSADVTNNGNEWEKKLDTHWQERLRSQDSLEVMTAKEKIDAAAVESLDPYVRKIRDEKYGWKYGCGAKGCTKLFHAAEFVHKHLKLKHPELVLELTSKVREELYFQNYMNDPVAPGGTPVMQQPLQRDKPQRRKLGPENRLKDERGGRRDRDSRASGSERYDRSENPPSGDVQTNNGGPDGGNHDDPMYDNFGGQAMHVPPFPSDIPPPVLMPVPGAGPLGPFVPAPPEVAMRMFREQGGPPPFEGGGRNGRPGPQLNGPAPILLSPAFRQDPRRIRSYQDLDAPEDEVTVIDYRSL; the protein is encoded by the exons ATGGCCGAAGTCATAAACGTGACCGTTGATTCTCTGGACCGCCGCAGCAGGGAAGGCAAAGAGAAGTCCTCCGCCGACGACCCCCAATCGTCCTCGCCGCCGCCACCACCTCCTCCTTCTAATCCGCAGAACACTTCCCGACGGCGCGACAGAGACTCCAGAGATAGGGACCTCGATAGGCCGCCGAATCGACGCGGTGGTGATTATTACGATAGGAATCGGTCTCCGCTGCctagagagagggagagagagtaCAAGAGGAGGAGCAGTTTGAGTCCTCCTCCCGTTCCATACAGGGACAGGAGGCATTCTCCGCCACCTAGAAGGTCACCGCCATATAAGAGGTcgaggagggaagatggagggTATGAAGGGAGGAGAGGGAGCCCTAGAGGTGGATTTGGACCCGGTGATAGAAG GTTTGGATATGATTATGCTGGTGGATATGAACGTGAGATAGGGGGTAGGCCTGGGTATCCTGAAGACCGGCAACATGGCCGATACATGGGTCGTCCAG ACTGGGATTCTGGACGTGGTGGTTATGTTGATGCTTCCAATACAGTGGGTACTCAAAG AGAGGGATTGATGTCATACAAGCAGTTCATTCAGGAGCTGGAAGATGATATTTTACCCGCTGAAGCAGAGCGCAG GTATCAAGAATACAAGTCAGAGTACATTTCTACTCAGAAACGAGTTTTCTTTGAGTCTCATAAAGATGAGGAATG GTTGAGGGACAAATATCATCCAACCAATTTGGTTGCAGTCATAGAAAG GAGGAATGAACTAGCACGGAAAGTTGCAAAGGACTTTTTGCTCGACTTGCAAAGTGGAACATTGGACAT AGGTCCTGGTATCAATGTCTCATCTGCAAATAAATCGGAACAGACAAGCAATCCAAATTCTGATGATGAAGTTGATGCTGGTGGCAAAAGAAGACGGCAGGGTCGTACACCAGCTAAAGAAACTGATCTTCTCGCAGCTGCTCCTAAGGCTCACCCAGTCAGCTCAGAGAGCAGGAGAATTCAAGTTGATATTGAACAATCTCAGGCCCTTGTTCGCAAGCTTGATTCTGAAAAGGGAattgaagaaaatattttaggTGGATCTGATAATGACAAAACCAATAGAGAGAAATCTCACAGCAGCTACACTGGCCCTGTTATAATTATACGAGGCTTAACCTCTGTCAAGGGCCTGGAGGGCGCTGAACTGTTGGATACACTTGTTACTTATCTTTGGCGTGTCCATGGTTTGGATTATTATGGAATGATTGAAACAACAGAAGCTAAGGGTCTAAGGCATGTCAGAGCTGAGGGAAAAAGTGCTGATGTGACTAATAATGGGAATGAGTGGGAAAAGAAACTGGACACACACTGGCAAGAAAGGTTAAGAAGTCAAGATTCTTTGGAAGTAATGACTGCAAAGGAAAAGATAGATGCTGCTGCTGTTGAATCCTTAGATCCCTATGTCCGAAAAATTAGGGATGAAAAATATGGCTGGAAGTATGGTTGTGGAGCTAAGGGTTGTACAAAGCTCTTCCATGCTGCCGAGTTTGTGCATAAGCATCTCAAACTTAAACACCCTGAACTTGTGTTGGAGCTGACATCCAAAGTGCGCGAAGAGCTGTATTTCCAGAACTACATGAA TGATCCAGTTGCACCTGGTGGCACACCTGTTATGCAGCAGCCTTTACAG AGGGACAAGCCACAGAGACGTAAGCTAGGTCCAGAAAATCGCTTGAAGGATGAACGAGGTGGCCGTAGAGATCGTGACAGTCGAGCAAGTGGCAGTGAAAGATATGATAGGTCTGAAAATCCCCCATCAGGTGACGTCCAGACCAACAATGGTGGGCCTGACGGAGGAAATCATGATGATCCAATGTATGATAATTTCGGTGGGCAGGCAATGCATGTACCTCCTTTCCCATCAGATATACCACCTCCAGTATTGATGCCTGTACCTGGTGCAGG TCCACTAGGGCCTTTTGTTCCTGCTCCGCCTGAGGTTGCTATGCGCATGTTCAGAGAGCAGGGCGGTCCTCCTCCATTTGAAGGGGGTGGCAGAAATGGAAGGCCTGGGCCCCAGTTGAATGGACCAGCTCCTATTCTTCTATCTCCAGCCTTTCGACAGGATCCTCGGCGAATACGCAG CTATCAAGACCTAGATGCGCCAGAGGATGAAGTCACTGTTATAGACTACAGGAGTTTGTAG
- the LOC110626331 gene encoding serrate RNA effector molecule isoform X1, with amino-acid sequence MAEVINVTVDSLDRRSREGKEKSSADDPQSSSPPPPPPPSNPQNTSRRRDRDSRDRDLDRPPNRRGGDYYDRNRSPLPREREREYKRRSSLSPPPVPYRDRRHSPPPRRSPPYKRSRREDGGYEGRRGSPRGGFGPGDRRFGYDYAGGYEREIGGRPGYPEDRQHGRYMGRPGGYQSSPSDWDSGRGGYVDASNTVGTQREGLMSYKQFIQELEDDILPAEAERRYQEYKSEYISTQKRVFFESHKDEEWLRDKYHPTNLVAVIERRNELARKVAKDFLLDLQSGTLDIGPGINVSSANKSEQTSNPNSDDEVDAGGKRRRQGRTPAKETDLLAAAPKAHPVSSESRRIQVDIEQSQALVRKLDSEKGIEENILGGSDNDKTNREKSHSSYTGPVIIIRGLTSVKGLEGAELLDTLVTYLWRVHGLDYYGMIETTEAKGLRHVRAEGKSADVTNNGNEWEKKLDTHWQERLRSQDSLEVMTAKEKIDAAAVESLDPYVRKIRDEKYGWKYGCGAKGCTKLFHAAEFVHKHLKLKHPELVLELTSKVREELYFQNYMNDPVAPGGTPVMQQPLQRDKPQRRKLGPENRLKDERGGRRDRDSRASGSERYDRSENPPSGDVQTNNGGPDGGNHDDPMYDNFGGQAMHVPPFPSDIPPPVLMPVPGAGPLGPFVPAPPEVAMRMFREQGGPPPFEGGGRNGRPGPQLNGPAPILLSPAFRQDPRRIRSYQDLDAPEDEVTVIDYRSL; translated from the exons ATGGCCGAAGTCATAAACGTGACCGTTGATTCTCTGGACCGCCGCAGCAGGGAAGGCAAAGAGAAGTCCTCCGCCGACGACCCCCAATCGTCCTCGCCGCCGCCACCACCTCCTCCTTCTAATCCGCAGAACACTTCCCGACGGCGCGACAGAGACTCCAGAGATAGGGACCTCGATAGGCCGCCGAATCGACGCGGTGGTGATTATTACGATAGGAATCGGTCTCCGCTGCctagagagagggagagagagtaCAAGAGGAGGAGCAGTTTGAGTCCTCCTCCCGTTCCATACAGGGACAGGAGGCATTCTCCGCCACCTAGAAGGTCACCGCCATATAAGAGGTcgaggagggaagatggagggTATGAAGGGAGGAGAGGGAGCCCTAGAGGTGGATTTGGACCCGGTGATAGAAG GTTTGGATATGATTATGCTGGTGGATATGAACGTGAGATAGGGGGTAGGCCTGGGTATCCTGAAGACCGGCAACATGGCCGATACATGGGTCGTCCAGGTGGATATCAAAGCAGTCCCTCTG ACTGGGATTCTGGACGTGGTGGTTATGTTGATGCTTCCAATACAGTGGGTACTCAAAG AGAGGGATTGATGTCATACAAGCAGTTCATTCAGGAGCTGGAAGATGATATTTTACCCGCTGAAGCAGAGCGCAG GTATCAAGAATACAAGTCAGAGTACATTTCTACTCAGAAACGAGTTTTCTTTGAGTCTCATAAAGATGAGGAATG GTTGAGGGACAAATATCATCCAACCAATTTGGTTGCAGTCATAGAAAG GAGGAATGAACTAGCACGGAAAGTTGCAAAGGACTTTTTGCTCGACTTGCAAAGTGGAACATTGGACAT AGGTCCTGGTATCAATGTCTCATCTGCAAATAAATCGGAACAGACAAGCAATCCAAATTCTGATGATGAAGTTGATGCTGGTGGCAAAAGAAGACGGCAGGGTCGTACACCAGCTAAAGAAACTGATCTTCTCGCAGCTGCTCCTAAGGCTCACCCAGTCAGCTCAGAGAGCAGGAGAATTCAAGTTGATATTGAACAATCTCAGGCCCTTGTTCGCAAGCTTGATTCTGAAAAGGGAattgaagaaaatattttaggTGGATCTGATAATGACAAAACCAATAGAGAGAAATCTCACAGCAGCTACACTGGCCCTGTTATAATTATACGAGGCTTAACCTCTGTCAAGGGCCTGGAGGGCGCTGAACTGTTGGATACACTTGTTACTTATCTTTGGCGTGTCCATGGTTTGGATTATTATGGAATGATTGAAACAACAGAAGCTAAGGGTCTAAGGCATGTCAGAGCTGAGGGAAAAAGTGCTGATGTGACTAATAATGGGAATGAGTGGGAAAAGAAACTGGACACACACTGGCAAGAAAGGTTAAGAAGTCAAGATTCTTTGGAAGTAATGACTGCAAAGGAAAAGATAGATGCTGCTGCTGTTGAATCCTTAGATCCCTATGTCCGAAAAATTAGGGATGAAAAATATGGCTGGAAGTATGGTTGTGGAGCTAAGGGTTGTACAAAGCTCTTCCATGCTGCCGAGTTTGTGCATAAGCATCTCAAACTTAAACACCCTGAACTTGTGTTGGAGCTGACATCCAAAGTGCGCGAAGAGCTGTATTTCCAGAACTACATGAA TGATCCAGTTGCACCTGGTGGCACACCTGTTATGCAGCAGCCTTTACAG AGGGACAAGCCACAGAGACGTAAGCTAGGTCCAGAAAATCGCTTGAAGGATGAACGAGGTGGCCGTAGAGATCGTGACAGTCGAGCAAGTGGCAGTGAAAGATATGATAGGTCTGAAAATCCCCCATCAGGTGACGTCCAGACCAACAATGGTGGGCCTGACGGAGGAAATCATGATGATCCAATGTATGATAATTTCGGTGGGCAGGCAATGCATGTACCTCCTTTCCCATCAGATATACCACCTCCAGTATTGATGCCTGTACCTGGTGCAGG TCCACTAGGGCCTTTTGTTCCTGCTCCGCCTGAGGTTGCTATGCGCATGTTCAGAGAGCAGGGCGGTCCTCCTCCATTTGAAGGGGGTGGCAGAAATGGAAGGCCTGGGCCCCAGTTGAATGGACCAGCTCCTATTCTTCTATCTCCAGCCTTTCGACAGGATCCTCGGCGAATACGCAG CTATCAAGACCTAGATGCGCCAGAGGATGAAGTCACTGTTATAGACTACAGGAGTTTGTAG
- the LOC110626415 gene encoding LOW QUALITY PROTEIN: protein FAR1-RELATED SEQUENCE 3 (The sequence of the model RefSeq protein was modified relative to this genomic sequence to represent the inferred CDS: inserted 1 base in 1 codon) → MDVHVIDEEEGMGHRVLVYDRDAEPSEGGEANNAEHSSAHDEDGAAEPHVGMEFHSEDSAKTFYDEYARRLGFSSKVVHFNRSKTDGTVVSREFVCGREGLKRRSADSCDAMLRIELKGPNKWVVTKFIKEHSHSMVNPSKVHYLRPRRHFAGANKSITETYQGVGIVPSGVMYVSAEANRGLRTSPATEPNRVINNAATLNYAVRSNARRRTLGRDAQNLLEYFKKMQAENPGFFYAIQLDDDNCMANVFWADARSRTAYNHFGDAVTLDTSYRINQYRVPFAPFTGVNHHGQTILFGCAILLDDSEASFVWLFKTFLTAMNDRQPVSIVTDQDRAIQTAVSQVFPEARHCISKWHVLREGQEKLAHVCHAHLNFQVELYNCINLTETIEEFESSWSSILDKYDLRGHDWLQSLYDARAQWVPVYFRDSFFAVISQNQGFEGSFFDGYVNQQTTLPMFFRQYERALENCFERQLEADFDTICTTPVLRTPSPMENXAANLYTRKIFAKFQEELVETFVYTANKIEDDGAISTFRVAKFEDDNKAYVVTLNYPEMRANCSCQMFEYSGILCRHVLTVFTVTNVLTLPSHYILKRWTRNAKTGSGIDECGGELHGQESLTLRYNNLCREAVKYAEEGAIAVDTYNVAIAALREGVKKIAAVKKNAAKIIPPSSLVGGIGYDDRKTSTSASDTTPLLWPRQDEATRRFNLNDAGGPAQSVADLNLPRMAPVSLQRDDGPPGNMAVLPCLKSMTWVMENKNTTPGNRVAVINLKLQDYSKTPSTEFEVKFQLSRVTLEPMLRSMAYISEQLSTPANRVAVINLKLQDTETTSGESEVKFQVSRDTLGAMLRSMAYIREQLSAADPQPEPLSKKQRK, encoded by the exons ATGGATGTTCATGTGATTGATGAAGAGGAGGGTATGGGTCATCGTGTGTTGGTTTATGATAGAGATGCTGAACCCAGTGAAGGTGGAGAAGCAAATAATGCAGAGCATTCCTCAGCACACGATGAGGATGGAGCAGCTGAGCCACATGTGGGTATGGAATTTCATTCTGAGGATTCTGCTAAAACTTTCTATGATGAGTATGCAAGACGTCTAGGTTTCAGCTCCAAAGTTGTTCATTTTAACCGTTCTAAAACAGATGGAACAGTTGTTTCTCGTGAGTTTGTGTGTGGTAGAGAGGGATTGAAAAGGAGGTCTGCTGATAGTTGTGATGCAATGCTTAGGATAGAGCTTAAGGGTCCAAACAAATGGGTCGTAACCAAATTTATAAAGGAGCATAGTCATTCTATGGTGAATCCCAGCAAAGTTCATTACCTTCGGCCCCGCAGGCATTTTGCTGGTGCTAATAAAAGCATCACTGAAACTTACCAAGGAGTGGGAATTGTACCTAGTGGAGTAATGTATGTATCTGCAGAGGCGAATCGTGGTCTTAGGACCTCTCCTGCCACAGAACCAAATCGTGTCATTAACAATGCTGCCACATTGAACTATGCTGTTAGATCTAATGCCCGAAGGAGGACACTTGGGAGGGATGCACAGAATCTGTTAGAATATTTCAAGAAAATGCAGGCTGAAAACCCAGGTTTCTTTTATGCAATACAACTCGATGATGATAATTGCATGGCCAATGTATTTTGGGCTGATGCAAGGTCTAGGACAGCTTACAACCATTTCGGTGATGCAGTTACATTGGACACAAGCTACAGAATAAATCAGTATAGAGTGCCATTTGCTCCGTTTACTGGGGTTAACCATCATGGTCAAACAATTTTATTTGGATGTGCAATACTCCTAGATGATTCTGAGGCTTCTTTTGTTTGGCTATTTAAGACATTTCTTACAGCCATGAATGATAGACAGCCTGTTTCTATAGTTACCGATCAAGATAGGGCCATACAAACAGCAGTGTCTCAGGTGTTCCCTGAAGCCCGACACTGTATCAGCAAATGGCATGTCTTGAGAGAAGGCCAGGAAAAATTGGCTCATGTATGTCATGCGCATCTAAATTTTCAGGTGGAATTGTATAATTGTATCAACTTGACTGAGACTATTGAGGAGTTTGAATCATCCTGGAGTTCTATCCTTGATAAATATGATTTAAGAGGGCATGATTGGCTTCAATCATTGTATGATGCTCGTGCTCAATGGGTCCCAGTGTACTTTAGGGATTCTTTTTTTGCTGTGATATCTCAAAATCAAGGTTTTGAAGGTTCTTTTTTTGATGGCTATGTGAACCAACAAACCACATTACCAATGTTCTTCAGACAGTATGAAAGAGCTTTGGAGAACTGTTTTGAAAGGCAGCTAGAAGCAGACTTTGATACGATTTGCACCACACCAGTCTTAAGGACACCATCTCCAATGGAAA AAGCAGCAAATCTTTATACAAGGAAAATTTTTGCAAAATTTCAAGAAGAGCTAGTTGAAACTTTTGTCTATACTGCTAATAAAATTGAGGATGATGGAGCTATTAGTACATTCCGGGTTGCAAAATTTGAAGATGACAACAAGGCATACGTTGTTACCTTAAACTATCCAGAAATGAGAGCGAACTGTAGCTGCCAAATGTTTGAGTATTCGGGTATTCTATGCAGACATGTTTTGACAGTCTTCACAGTGACAAATGTGCTTACATTGCCGTCTCATTATATCTTAAAAAGATGGACGCGAAATGCCAAAACTGGCTCTGGAATAGATGAGTGTGGTGGTGAATTACATGGCCAAGAGTCACTTACATTGCGTTACAACAATCTATGTAGGGAAGCAGTCAAATATGCTGAGGAAGGAGCAATAGCTGTGGACACTTACAATGTTGCAATTGCTGCTCTTAGAGAAGGTGTGAAGAAGATTGCTGCTGTGAAGAAAAATGCTGCTAAAATTATTCCTCCTAGCTCACTGGTTGGTGGGATTGGTTATGATGACAGGAAGACTTCTACATCAGCATCGGATACAACACCATTGTTGTGGCCAAGGCAAGATGAAGCTACACGTCGATTTAATCTGAATGATGCAGGCGGTCCAGCTCAATCTGTTGCTGATTTGAATCTTCCCCGCATGGCTCCTGTGTCCCTTCAAAGGGATGATGGTCCTCCTGGAAACATG GCAGTTCTTCCTTGTCTCAAATCAATGACTTGGGTGATGGAGAATAAGAATACAACACCAGGGAACAGAGTTGCTGTCATCAACTTGAAG TTGCAAGACTATAGCAAGACTCCTTCAACAGAGTTTGAGGTTAAGTTTCAACTGTCAAGAGTTACCCTGGAGCCCATGTTGAGATCCATGGCATATATTAGTGAACAGCTATCTACCCCAGCTAACAGGGTTGCTGTTATTAACTTGAAG CTTCAAGATACGGAAACAACTTCTGGAGAATCAGAGGTTAAATTTCAGGTGTCTCGGGATACATTAGGTGCCATGCTAAGATCAATGGCCTACATCCGCGAGCAGCTTTCAGCT GCTGACCCCCAGCCCGAGCCTCTCTCAAAGAAGCAGCGGAAGTGA